ttgccatctaggtctacagaaactagctattccatgccccaacagctggtctcctgatttattggcctgtcctgcattgaggagaatgagtttggactcgagAACACTCCTATCTAcatagcaagctgggcactggaactgaggacagctctcccacacccagggacctactgtgagcccttcaTTGTTCCACTAGGGTGGAAAGTGTCTTACCCAGGAGAGATGGGGACTATGCACGGACACTCGGgctgtctgctctgtctgggtctctgaacttgtacctcccgctccctgccagcccaacacctgggacagtgcagctaaggcaaagatcatgcctgcctcagtttcccagcctgtaaaaggggaatttATACTCTTCTGAAGGTATTTCTAAGCGACAACGCCTGTGGGTGTTTGGTTCCGGGAGCAACAGGAAGCCCAGCTCCTCttgggggcaacaggtgtgatcCCTGTTGGGGTTCTGCAGGGCCTTGGCTGGAGGGCTTGACCAGGGAGGTGAAATTTGAGCTTCTGGCCTTGAGGGGCTAGAGAAGTGCATGGAGGCAGGACTGGTGACTCCTTCGGGGTGCCCTTGAAGGTAAAGCTTTTACTCTTCATctctgctactcccctcccccttctccctctagaGCTCTGGcttctccttgctcctcctccatccatctctctccctccactttttgcTTCCGCTCCtactcctcccatcttctccccctcccatcttctccctccctcgattCTCCAGTGTATCTCACagaacccagagcccagagcGGATCGCTGGCCCTCCCGCGCATGCCCACGTTTGgatgccagctggaccgcgggccCGAAACTCCAGCTCCGAGCCAGGGATCAGCCCCAGTGGCTGCTCGGCTCTGTCGCCCggtaggcctttggctcctgccccggGTCGGGGCCTCCGGCTGTGTAAGTGGAAGGTTGGGGGCTCTGGGGAAGGGAGTCCGCGTGTCACAGCCTGCGAGGGCTCGAGTCAGCGAGTGTCCAGCTGAGGGGCTCGCGCCAGCCCCTTCTGCCTGCGCCACCTGCACCGGCGCCCAGGCCACACCAGTCCAGGGCCGGGCACGCACCTGCCGGGGACATGGCCACCCCGGTCCATACCGCGGCCCGCACCTGCcacctctcgccccagccgggctcccctcagtctgcGGCCGGCGCCCCCTTCCGCTCTCCCGCCGCGAGTcccctcctcccgggcttcctctcctcggccgcagaccccgccccgcccctgggcggCCTGCGTCCCGGGCCGGCGGGATCTGCGgagccgggcgggggcggggacagTGGCTGCGACTGGCCTCCGAGAGGGGCTGCAGCCGCGCCCCCCGCCACTTTCCCTGCCCCGCCACCCCTAGACTGcattcctctccctttccctgtcccCGAGGTCCAGCTCAGTGGCGTGGACGCTGTTCCCTGGGGCTGAGATCCtctggctgtaaagcccagcttttCCTGGCAGAGACTTGGGAAAAGAGAGCGCCAACGCTGAGCatgcttctttctcctccctcagtgtttctgccccaggtaaataCCCTTAATACTTTTTCTGGTGTTAGGATGGTGGTgtttgttgatgtcacgtgtttttgtAGTTAGCGTGatcacagtgttgaaagcagggcttggttcactTAAAAATGAGCTGAGGAGTAGGGGAAGGGATATACTTAATatgtttgagttgttctgcaggagctaaggcccccacccaggtggaggatggtaacttcaggctgagcacgaGATTCCTGGAACACGGCCCTATTACCTACCACCAAGtagtcagaagaaagtcacacacctggAAGCCCTCAAGCCTCATTTTGCCTGTTAAAAACTTtaccctattaaaaaaaaagaaaaaaagttcacCTCAAAAACCATCAGAGAGTTCAGGGTTTTTGAGCACGAGCCACTGTTCTCCTTGTTTGGCCCTGCAGTAAAATCTTTCTctactccaaaaacaaaaacaaaaacaaaaacaaaaacaaaaacaaaataaagagatgaggacatgaggctgtgacattctCCATCCTCCGGtctcccagggtgaaacatgtgaccgtcgattttaaaaagatatagtcCTTAACTAGTCCAGCCCaactagtgtgtgttaacagggGCATCACCATCAGAGGCATTTTGGAGACCCAGGAATattgcagtcctaaagatctCCTGgcaaatttttgtttggttttgttttttagtttttctaaaattgtggggcagactagtaatatagagggaaaaatagtggtccagaaatattttttcgtagaacagctttattgcgatattgttcacacactgtgaggtccacccatttaaatggtacaattcagcggcttttggtatattcacagtggtgcaaccattattattccagaacgttttcaacacttcagaaagaacagtggaaatgaatgatctatccacccctccccagtggtggttctaaagaagtttcctGGCTGTTTCTGACCCTAAATTAACTTGCTACATTCCATAAAtttctggtaggaattctaatcataattgcattgaatctatatatcagaacaggaagaattaatgtctttatggcataaactatTTCTACCCATAAAtgtatctgggaccctatctttcatctgtccagagcctggcctaTGGAAAGTCTGCACTAATTTGTTGGGTCTGTAAATAATGAGATTATATATATCGTTGGTTGC
This Camelus bactrianus isolate YW-2024 breed Bactrian camel chromosome X, ASM4877302v1, whole genome shotgun sequence DNA region includes the following protein-coding sequences:
- the LOC141576231 gene encoding uncharacterized protein LOC141576231 isoform X2: MPTFGCQLDRGPETPAPSQGSAPVAARLCRPVGLWLLPRVGASGCVSGRLGALGKGVRVSQPARARVSECPAEGLAPAPSACATCTGAQATPVQGRARTCRGHGHPGPYRGPHLPPLAPAGLPSVCGRRPLPLSRRESPPPGLPLLGRRPRPAPGRPASRAGGICGAGRGRGQWLRLASERGCSRAPRHFPCPATPRLHSSPFPCPRGPAQWRGRCSLGLRSSGCKAQLFLAETWEKRAPTLSMLLSPPSVFLPQRTVSCVLGLSPSVHWKGTVELPGGYTTCDTTADGGQKCLWGPGSLVLSQTVLGIEPRTSCMLSLCSIPEPYPSPLVLLLNMLTLRGCVRPLSSVTTLLRLVAKLGLRGSRAAHFLPRQPTDTTQGELAEQLHTDVALYPIYEDCGTVEKRIKDFIKSLFIMLESEHLDRATNNFGDNILLLCIPFEKRDLVGLDTASRCPHLQWHPSRHQH
- the LOC141576231 gene encoding uncharacterized protein LOC141576231 isoform X1, which codes for MPTFGCQLDRGPETPAPSQGSAPVAARLCRPVGLWLLPRVGASGCVSGRLGALGKGVRVSQPARARVSECPAEGLAPAPSACATCTGAQATPVQGRARTCRGHGHPGPYRGPHLPPLAPAGLPSVCGRRPLPLSRRESPPPGLPLLGRRPRPAPGRPASRAGGICGAGRGRGQWLRLASERGCSRAPRHFPCPATPRLHSSPFPCPRGPAQWRGRCSLGLRSSGCKAQLFLAETWEKRAPTLSMLLSPPSVFLPQRTVSCVLGLSPSVHWKGTVELPGGYTTCDTTADGGQKCLWGPGSLVLSQTVLGIEPRTSCMLSLCSIPEPYPSPLVLLLNMLTLRGCVRPLSSVTTLLRLVAKLGLRGSRAAHFLPRQPTDTTQGELAEQLHTDVALYPIYEDCGTVEKRIKDFIKSLFIMLESEHLDRATNNFGDNILLLCIPFEKRDLVGLDTASRSLWLLSPSNYHMNCSSS
- the LOC141576231 gene encoding uncharacterized protein LOC141576231 isoform X4 produces the protein MPTFGCQLDRGPETPAPSQGSAPVAARLCRPVGLWLLPRVGASGCVSGRLGALGKGVRVSQPARARVSECPAEGLAPAPSACATCTGAQATPVQGRARTCRGHGHPGPYRGPHLPPLAPAGLPSVCGRRPLPLSRRESPPPGLPLLGRRPRPAPGRPASRAGGICGAGRGRGQWLRLASERGCSRAPRHFPCPATPRLHSSPFPCPRGPAQWRGRCSLGLRSSGCKAQLFLAETWEKRAPTLSMLLSPPSVFLPQDENPPGTLTHMVVMGCQLPAENGVLRSWPLTFSPLERYSGASRGLHDVRHHCRRRAEVLVGTRLTCVEPDADPEGLCSASVICHYPAETGCQAGAQRFQGSSLPAEAANRHHPGALTSSGIHPDTSTDTGRAQNCLSPEDTTDK
- the LOC141576231 gene encoding uncharacterized protein LOC141576231 isoform X3, with protein sequence MPTFGCQLDRGPETPAPSQGSAPVAARLCRPVGLWLLPRVGASGCVSGRLGALGKGVRVSQPARARVSECPAEGLAPAPSACATCTGAQATPVQGRARTCRGHGHPGPYRGPHLPPLAPAGLPSVCGRRPLPLSRRESPPPGLPLLGRRPRPAPGRPASRAGGICGAGRGRGQWLRLASERGCSRAPRHFPCPATPRLHSSPFPCPRGPAQWRGRCSLGLRSSGCKAQLFLAETWEKRAPTLSMLLSPPSVFLPQGTCGNTRRFVPAGRDASGLPGPSPFVLELLRSVNDFLWLGENGVLRSWPLTFSPLERYSGASRGLHDVRHHCRRRAEVLVGTRLTCVEPDADPEGLCSASVICHYPAETGCQAGAQRFQGSSLPAEAANRHHPGALTSSGIHPDTSTDTGRAQNCLSPEDTTDK